The following proteins come from a genomic window of Pseudomonas putida:
- a CDS encoding LysR family transcriptional regulator: protein MPNRMELIRIFTVAAQSTTFRDAATRLGTSPQTVTRAIKELESTLGELLFHRSTRQVHVTTFGAKLALQAQETLDRVDQLFITHSKQEAKGVVGITAPHAIGKLYLVEFLKPLIRENPGLSIDLSLDDQLTDAVANKIDIGIRVGAVRDRRYIARTVAHVSLKIVAAPSLLATVHRPGSIEELKRLPLSMLIDRKNGRPWPWVLAEGRTFLPTSPAFSCDDPETEREIVLAGIAFGQMPDYLAEPYLSEGRLVEVMQQEAPPPSELIMYRPQSGPVAPRVRLIYDHLVNCFSDPRAFARTNR, encoded by the coding sequence ATGCCTAATCGCATGGAACTGATTCGGATATTCACAGTGGCCGCACAATCGACCACGTTCCGCGATGCAGCCACCCGCCTCGGCACCTCACCGCAGACGGTGACACGTGCCATCAAGGAACTGGAGAGTACGCTGGGTGAGCTGTTGTTCCACCGCAGCACACGGCAGGTTCATGTCACCACTTTTGGTGCCAAACTCGCCTTGCAGGCCCAGGAAACCTTGGACCGGGTGGATCAGTTGTTTATCACCCACAGCAAACAGGAGGCTAAAGGCGTTGTCGGCATCACGGCCCCACACGCCATTGGCAAGCTGTATCTGGTCGAATTTCTGAAACCGCTGATACGGGAAAACCCGGGCCTGAGCATCGACCTGAGCCTGGATGACCAACTCACCGACGCGGTGGCCAACAAGATCGACATCGGTATTCGTGTCGGCGCGGTGCGTGATAGGCGCTATATCGCTAGAACAGTGGCCCATGTCAGCCTGAAAATCGTTGCGGCCCCGTCACTCCTCGCCACCGTGCACCGCCCTGGCAGCATCGAAGAACTGAAACGCTTGCCGCTGTCCATGCTGATTGATCGAAAAAACGGTCGCCCCTGGCCGTGGGTGCTTGCCGAGGGGCGAACGTTTCTGCCTACCTCCCCTGCCTTCAGCTGCGATGACCCGGAAACCGAGCGAGAGATCGTTCTGGCCGGAATCGCCTTTGGGCAAATGCCCGATTACTTGGCAGAACCCTACCTGTCTGAAGGGCGCCTGGTCGAGGTCATGCAACAGGAAGCGCCGCCGCCTTCCGAACTGATCATGTACCGTCCTCAATCAGGGCCAGTGGCACCGCGAGTGAGGCTGATATACGACCACCTGGTTAACTGTTTCTCTGATCCGCGTGCTTTTGCGCGGACCAATCGCTGA
- a CDS encoding Hsp20 family protein yields the protein MDKLAELKHGLEETWHSLGEGWRQLRDRTSEALTRLTPVNRSRNVSEDATSAPALASNWGLLAGDLYEDGDQVVIRLEVPGMVKEDLNLEVRGDALIIRGEKRIEQEQGNGRYRVRQCTFGSFRRAFQLPAPVIAEKARAICSNGVLRVELPKEERARGRRIEVRSG from the coding sequence ATGGACAAACTAGCTGAACTCAAACATGGCCTGGAGGAAACCTGGCATTCGCTGGGCGAGGGCTGGCGTCAGCTTCGCGATCGCACCAGCGAGGCCCTGACGCGCCTCACGCCTGTCAACCGGAGCAGGAACGTCTCGGAGGATGCTACTTCAGCACCGGCACTTGCCTCGAACTGGGGATTGCTGGCCGGCGATCTTTACGAGGATGGCGACCAGGTCGTCATTCGCCTCGAGGTGCCCGGAATGGTGAAGGAGGATCTGAATCTGGAAGTGCGGGGCGATGCCTTGATCATTCGCGGTGAAAAACGCATCGAGCAGGAGCAGGGCAATGGGCGTTATCGCGTCCGGCAGTGCACCTTCGGCAGTTTCCGCCGCGCCTTCCAGCTTCCCGCTCCGGTCATTGCCGAGAAGGCCAGAGCCATATGCAGCAACGGTGTGCTGCGTGTCGAACTGCCCAAGGAAGAGCGTGCGCGTGGCCGGCGCATCGAGGTTCGCTCGGGTTGA
- a CDS encoding LysR family transcriptional regulator gives MKLSQLGFFCAVVEHGTIAAAAAQLHCVPSNITARLRELETQLGVVLFNRENNRLLVTPEGRLVYRKAKQLLDLAAETRSLFSTDSMPGVLRVGALDVALANHLPPLLVRYRLEAPGVELHIRPEHSLLLERLLMDGELDLILTDGPIEHPLLESRLAFRERLLRVVPKAFSSPTPEDLAGLELYVFGRTCHYRQQVDNWLERSGIQPRAILEIESYPSIFACIAQEIGFACVPESYIDRFASQADTFQADHVPSLDSSDIYFVWRKNQQSPLIKNFIEAIDNHQGKGNV, from the coding sequence TTGAAGCTTTCACAGCTTGGTTTTTTTTGCGCTGTCGTAGAGCACGGTACGATAGCCGCAGCAGCTGCACAGCTGCATTGCGTGCCCTCGAACATCACAGCAAGACTGCGAGAACTAGAAACTCAGCTCGGCGTCGTCTTGTTCAACCGCGAAAATAACCGGTTACTTGTCACCCCCGAAGGTAGGCTGGTCTACCGCAAAGCCAAACAGCTCCTCGACCTGGCAGCTGAAACACGCTCGCTGTTTTCAACCGATTCCATGCCTGGCGTGCTTCGCGTTGGGGCGCTTGACGTAGCGCTGGCCAATCATCTCCCTCCGCTTCTGGTACGGTACCGCCTTGAGGCGCCTGGGGTAGAACTGCACATCCGTCCGGAGCACTCGCTACTCCTGGAGCGGCTGTTGATGGATGGCGAGCTTGATTTGATCCTCACTGATGGCCCCATCGAGCATCCTTTGCTTGAAAGCCGCTTAGCGTTCCGTGAGCGCTTGTTGAGAGTTGTACCGAAGGCCTTTTCCTCGCCCACCCCGGAAGACCTGGCTGGGCTCGAACTGTATGTATTCGGTCGCACCTGTCACTACAGGCAACAGGTCGATAACTGGCTAGAACGCAGCGGCATCCAGCCTCGGGCGATACTGGAAATCGAATCGTATCCCAGTATTTTTGCCTGCATCGCACAGGAAATTGGCTTTGCTTGCGTGCCAGAGAGTTATATCGACCGTTTCGCGAGCCAGGCAGATACCTTTCAGGCCGATCATGTGCCGAGCTTGGATTCAAGCGATATCTATTTCGTCTGGCGAAAAAATCAGCAGTCGCCGTTGATCAAGAATTTCATCGAGGCCATTGATAATCACCAGGGCAAGGGCAATGTTTAA
- a CDS encoding diguanylate cyclase yields MKDSNQPETTRMRLRREWAVMTFYERFEQIVAHILSMVIALVIVVSLVQLIQIVFSLLIIDAFNPLDHRTFQNVFGMVMTLLIAMEFKHSIVRVVLRRDSIIQVKTVLLIGLIALSRKIVILDPDVSPAKVAALAGATLALGLTYWLLRERDDRVA; encoded by the coding sequence ATGAAGGACAGCAATCAGCCCGAGACCACACGCATGCGACTGCGTCGCGAGTGGGCGGTGATGACGTTTTACGAGCGTTTCGAGCAGATCGTCGCCCACATTCTATCGATGGTGATCGCGCTGGTTATCGTGGTGTCGCTGGTGCAGCTGATCCAGATAGTCTTCAGCCTGCTGATCATCGATGCGTTCAATCCGCTGGACCACCGGACCTTCCAGAATGTGTTCGGCATGGTCATGACGCTGCTGATCGCGATGGAATTCAAGCATTCCATCGTGCGCGTTGTCTTGCGCCGTGACAGCATCATTCAGGTCAAGACGGTCCTGTTGATCGGGTTGATCGCGCTGTCCCGCAAGATCGTGATCCTTGATCCCGATGTCAGCCCGGCCAAAGTCGCGGCGCTTGCTGGCGCGACCCTGGCCCTGGGGCTGACCTATTGGCTGTTGCGTGAGCGCGATGATCGAGTTGCCTAG
- a CDS encoding SDR family NAD(P)-dependent oxidoreductase: MSKNIQDKVVVITGASSGLGEATARHLAALGALVVLGARRQDRLDAIVAEIATAGGKAIAHPTDVTRKEDLSALVAKAVEVFGRIDVMINNAGLMAISPISQLRTDEWDRMIDINIKGVLYGIAAALPFFEQQASGHFINISSVAGIKVFSPGGSVYSGTKYAVRAISDGLRHEVGANIRTTTIEPGAVDSELKFGSGYQPSAEVVGEFYKKAIPADSVARAIAYAIEQPADVDINEIVLRPTAQDF, encoded by the coding sequence ATGAGTAAGAACATCCAGGATAAGGTGGTCGTCATCACGGGTGCGAGTAGCGGTCTAGGCGAAGCAACGGCGCGTCATCTGGCGGCGCTCGGCGCCCTTGTGGTGCTTGGCGCCAGGCGCCAGGACCGTCTGGACGCGATTGTCGCGGAGATCGCCACTGCAGGCGGCAAGGCGATTGCCCATCCGACCGATGTGACACGCAAGGAGGACTTGTCTGCGCTGGTTGCCAAGGCAGTCGAGGTATTCGGTCGCATCGATGTAATGATCAACAACGCAGGGTTGATGGCGATCTCTCCGATTTCGCAACTGCGCACCGACGAGTGGGATCGTATGATCGATATCAACATCAAGGGCGTATTGTATGGCATCGCGGCCGCATTGCCGTTTTTCGAACAACAGGCAAGCGGTCACTTCATCAACATTTCTTCGGTCGCCGGCATCAAAGTATTCAGCCCCGGTGGATCGGTGTACAGCGGCACCAAGTACGCGGTGCGCGCCATTTCCGATGGCCTGCGTCATGAAGTCGGCGCGAATATTCGCACGACGACTATCGAACCGGGCGCAGTGGATTCCGAACTGAAGTTCGGCAGCGGGTACCAGCCGAGCGCCGAGGTCGTTGGCGAATTTTACAAGAAGGCCATCCCGGCTGACTCGGTTGCACGGGCCATCGCTTATGCGATCGAGCAACCTGCAGATGTCGACATCAACGAGATTGTTCTGCGTCCGACTGCGCAAGACTTCTGA
- a CDS encoding Hsp20 family protein yields MNDKQAVVRGETETQTLLPRIDVFEDENGIQLFADLPGVPKDHLVVNVDGDTLVLEGEIMPQLSEQLEAVYAEVQLSRFRRAFTLSSELDTTRIDAELRDGVLNVRVPKHAHAQPRKIVVKSE; encoded by the coding sequence ATGAACGACAAGCAAGCGGTCGTGCGCGGCGAAACTGAAACCCAAACACTGCTGCCGCGTATCGATGTATTTGAAGACGAAAACGGAATCCAACTGTTTGCGGACCTACCGGGCGTGCCCAAGGACCATCTCGTGGTCAATGTGGACGGTGACACGCTTGTGCTGGAAGGGGAGATCATGCCGCAGTTGAGCGAACAGTTGGAGGCCGTCTACGCAGAGGTCCAGCTGTCGCGATTCAGGCGAGCCTTCACCTTGAGCTCCGAACTGGACACGACCCGGATCGACGCTGAGCTACGGGACGGCGTGCTGAACGTGCGCGTTCCCAAACATGCACATGCCCAGCCGCGCAAGATCGTCGTGAAAAGCGAGTAG
- a CDS encoding zinc-binding alcohol dehydrogenase family protein — translation MKAIAHFKCLPIEHPDALVEIDIPEPVPGPRDLLVEVKAVSVNPVDTKVRQGYVPHADESQPRILGWDAAGVVKSVGSDVTFFKPGDRVWYAGSLIRPGSNSELQLVDERIVGSMPQSLEFGQAAALPLTSLTAWELLFDRLGIARDPTDRGETLLIIGAAGGVGSILIQLARQLTGLTIISTASRPETQAWVTELGAHHVIDHTKPLSEELKRIGIAQVSHVASLTQTDRHYEQIIESLKPQGKLGLIDDPATLDAVPLKRKSLSLHWELMYTRSLYETEDMQEQRNILNEVARRIDAGNLRTTVGENYGPISAENLRRAHALLESGKAKGKVVLEGF, via the coding sequence ATGAAAGCCATTGCACACTTTAAATGTCTGCCTATTGAACATCCCGACGCCTTGGTGGAGATCGATATACCCGAGCCAGTGCCAGGGCCGCGCGACTTGCTAGTAGAGGTAAAGGCCGTGTCGGTCAATCCTGTCGATACCAAGGTACGGCAGGGCTATGTGCCGCATGCGGACGAAAGCCAGCCGCGGATCCTCGGCTGGGACGCTGCCGGGGTGGTCAAGTCGGTCGGCAGCGACGTGACGTTTTTTAAACCCGGTGACAGAGTCTGGTACGCGGGATCACTGATCCGCCCGGGGAGCAACAGTGAGCTGCAACTGGTGGATGAGCGTATCGTCGGTTCAATGCCACAGTCGCTGGAATTCGGCCAAGCTGCGGCATTGCCACTCACTTCCCTGACCGCTTGGGAATTACTCTTTGATCGCCTAGGTATTGCACGGGATCCCACCGACCGAGGAGAAACACTGCTGATCATTGGCGCTGCAGGCGGGGTAGGTTCAATTCTAATTCAACTGGCGCGTCAGCTAACAGGGTTGACGATCATTAGTACGGCTTCGCGCCCTGAAACCCAGGCCTGGGTTACCGAGCTTGGTGCGCATCATGTCATCGACCATACCAAGCCACTTAGTGAAGAACTAAAGCGCATCGGTATAGCGCAGGTCAGCCATGTCGCAAGCCTGACCCAGACCGATAGGCACTACGAACAAATCATCGAGTCACTGAAACCTCAAGGCAAGCTGGGCCTGATAGATGATCCGGCCACCCTTGACGCCGTGCCGCTGAAGCGCAAGAGCCTGTCGTTGCACTGGGAGCTTATGTACACCCGCTCGCTCTACGAAACAGAGGACATGCAGGAGCAGCGCAACATCCTTAACGAAGTTGCGCGGCGGATTGATGCGGGTAACTTGCGCACCACAGTTGGCGAAAACTATGGGCCCATCAGCGCAGAAAATCTTCGTCGTGCCCATGCTCTGCTGGAAAGCGGAAAGGCGAAGGGGAAAGTCGTGCTGGAAGGCTTTTGA
- a CDS encoding antibiotic biosynthesis monooxygenase produces the protein MNTPLTLIATLVAKAGFEAELEQTLRALQGSSRGEVDCIQYDLHRDAEQARTFHMIEQWRDEAALTAHEATTHFRAALPLIERAAEKFSITKMHRMS, from the coding sequence ATGAACACCCCTTTAACACTGATTGCCACTTTGGTCGCAAAGGCAGGCTTCGAAGCCGAGCTCGAGCAGACGCTGCGGGCCCTGCAGGGTTCAAGCCGGGGCGAAGTGGACTGTATCCAGTATGACTTGCACCGTGATGCCGAGCAGGCGCGCACTTTCCACATGATCGAGCAGTGGCGGGACGAGGCGGCGCTAACGGCTCACGAAGCGACAACACATTTTCGAGCAGCGCTCCCGCTCATCGAACGTGCTGCTGAAAAATTTTCGATCACGAAAATGCATCGCATGTCCTGA
- the clpK gene encoding heat shock survival AAA family ATPase ClpK has product MASKQCQVCGQPATTRVEAKVNGRHSTMLLCNDHYRQLVRQQKRTLSPLEALFGSRSGLFEDFIGSDFFRNGGDSVSVAAGADDVAEASSGEPAPAGAGTPRRRGSGLASRISEHSEALLQEAAKRATEFGRPEVDTEHLLLALADSDVVKTVLSQFKIKVDDLKRQIEAEAKRGDKPFEGEIGVSPRVKDALSRAFVASNELGHAYVGPEHLLIGLAEEGEGLAANLLRRYGLTPQALRQRVNKVVGKGAEDGRAEAPTNTPELDKYSRDLTKMAREGKLDPVIGRAQEIETTIEVLARRKKNNPVLIGDPGVGKTAIVEGLAQRMVAGEVPETLRDKRLVELNINSMVAGAKYRGEFEERVHKVLKEISEHQGELILFIDEVHTIVGAGQGGGEGGLDVANVFKPMMARGELNLIGATTLNEYQKYIEQDAALERRFQPVMVPEPTVAQTIMILRGLRDTFEAHHKVSITEDAIIAAAELSDRYVTARFLPDKAIDLLDQAAARVKLSATARPVAVQEMESELHQLRREQNYAASRKRYDNAAQISKRIEAKEAELKERVADWERERGSGSAEVKAEHVAQIVSRLTGIPVNELTVEEREKLLHLEHRLHERLVGQDEAVRAVADAVRLSRAGLREGSKPVATFLFLGSTGVGKTELAKALAESIYGDEGALLRIDMSEYGERHSVARLVGAPPGYVGYDEGGQLTEKVRRKPYSVLLLDEIEKAHPDVYNILLQVFDDGRLTDGKGRVVDFTNTIIIATSNLGSDIIQRRLNAPGAAGEEYEKTKAEVMDVLRGHFRPEFLNRIDEIIVFHALGKQEIRHIVGLQLDRVARNAASQGVTLTFDETLVDHLAEEGYKPEFGARELKRLIRSELETALAREILGGGIGKGDQAHARWDDKAERVGFDRRQAVPVKELDSENA; this is encoded by the coding sequence ATGGCCAGCAAACAGTGCCAGGTCTGTGGCCAACCCGCTACGACACGGGTGGAAGCCAAGGTCAATGGCCGCCACAGCACAATGCTGTTGTGTAATGATCACTATCGCCAATTGGTGCGCCAGCAAAAGCGCACCCTTTCCCCACTGGAGGCCCTTTTCGGCTCGCGCAGCGGTTTGTTTGAGGATTTCATCGGCAGCGATTTCTTCCGCAACGGAGGAGACTCAGTATCCGTTGCCGCGGGTGCCGATGATGTGGCCGAAGCGTCGTCTGGCGAACCTGCCCCCGCAGGGGCTGGCACGCCGCGGCGTCGTGGCAGCGGGCTGGCCAGCCGCATCAGCGAACACTCCGAGGCCCTGTTGCAGGAAGCTGCCAAGCGTGCCACGGAGTTCGGTCGGCCCGAAGTCGATACTGAGCACCTGCTGCTGGCCCTAGCCGACAGCGACGTGGTGAAGACCGTCCTCAGCCAGTTCAAGATCAAGGTCGATGACCTCAAACGCCAGATCGAGGCCGAAGCCAAGCGCGGCGACAAACCGTTTGAAGGAGAAATCGGCGTGTCGCCTCGCGTGAAGGATGCGCTCAGTCGCGCCTTTGTCGCCTCGAATGAATTAGGCCACGCTTACGTCGGACCCGAGCACCTTCTGATCGGGCTAGCAGAGGAGGGCGAAGGGCTGGCCGCCAACTTGCTGCGCCGCTATGGCCTCACGCCGCAGGCCCTGCGCCAGCGGGTAAACAAGGTGGTTGGCAAAGGGGCGGAGGATGGCCGCGCCGAGGCGCCGACCAATACGCCGGAGCTCGACAAGTATTCGCGCGATCTCACCAAGATGGCGCGCGAGGGCAAGCTGGACCCGGTCATCGGACGCGCGCAGGAAATCGAAACCACCATCGAGGTGCTGGCGCGGCGCAAGAAGAACAATCCCGTGTTGATCGGCGACCCTGGCGTGGGCAAGACGGCCATCGTCGAGGGATTGGCACAGCGTATGGTGGCCGGCGAGGTGCCCGAGACGCTGCGTGACAAGCGCCTGGTAGAGCTGAACATCAATTCCATGGTGGCCGGCGCGAAGTACCGGGGCGAGTTCGAGGAACGCGTGCACAAGGTGCTCAAGGAAATCTCCGAGCACCAGGGCGAGTTGATTCTCTTCATCGACGAGGTGCACACCATTGTGGGTGCCGGCCAGGGTGGTGGAGAAGGCGGCTTGGACGTCGCCAACGTCTTCAAACCGATGATGGCGCGTGGTGAGCTGAACCTGATCGGCGCGACCACGCTCAACGAGTACCAGAAGTACATCGAGCAGGACGCTGCGCTGGAGCGGCGTTTCCAGCCGGTCATGGTGCCCGAGCCAACGGTGGCGCAGACCATCATGATCCTGCGCGGCCTGCGCGATACCTTTGAAGCGCACCACAAGGTCAGCATCACCGAGGACGCGATCATCGCTGCCGCCGAACTGTCCGACCGCTACGTCACCGCGCGCTTCCTGCCGGACAAGGCCATCGACTTGCTCGATCAGGCTGCCGCCCGCGTGAAGCTATCGGCGACGGCCCGCCCGGTGGCGGTGCAGGAAATGGAATCCGAACTGCACCAGTTGCGCCGGGAGCAGAACTACGCGGCTTCCCGCAAGCGATATGACAATGCGGCGCAGATCAGCAAGCGCATCGAAGCCAAGGAGGCCGAACTCAAGGAGCGCGTCGCGGACTGGGAGCGCGAGCGCGGTTCGGGCAGCGCCGAAGTCAAGGCGGAGCACGTTGCACAGATCGTCTCGCGTCTGACCGGCATCCCGGTCAATGAGCTGACGGTGGAGGAGCGCGAGAAACTGCTGCACCTGGAGCATCGGCTGCATGAGCGCCTGGTGGGGCAGGACGAGGCGGTACGCGCTGTGGCGGATGCGGTGCGGCTGTCGCGCGCGGGTCTGCGCGAAGGCAGCAAGCCCGTGGCCACGTTCCTGTTCCTGGGTTCCACTGGCGTCGGCAAGACTGAGCTCGCCAAGGCGCTGGCGGAATCCATCTACGGCGACGAGGGGGCCCTGTTGCGCATCGACATGTCGGAGTATGGCGAGCGCCATTCCGTGGCTCGGCTGGTGGGCGCGCCCCCCGGCTACGTCGGTTATGACGAAGGTGGCCAGCTTACCGAAAAGGTCCGGCGCAAGCCCTATAGCGTGCTGCTGCTCGACGAGATCGAGAAGGCCCACCCCGACGTCTACAACATCCTGCTGCAGGTGTTCGACGACGGGCGACTGACCGATGGTAAGGGGCGCGTGGTGGACTTCACCAACACCATTATCATCGCCACGTCCAACCTGGGCTCCGACATCATTCAGCGCCGGCTGAATGCGCCCGGAGCGGCTGGCGAGGAATACGAGAAGACCAAGGCCGAGGTGATGGACGTGCTGCGCGGGCACTTTCGCCCCGAGTTCCTCAACCGCATCGACGAAATCATCGTCTTCCATGCCCTGGGCAAGCAAGAGATCCGCCACATCGTCGGCCTGCAACTCGATCGCGTGGCCCGTAATGCCGCGAGCCAGGGCGTGACGCTGACGTTCGACGAGACGCTGGTCGATCACTTGGCGGAAGAGGGCTACAAACCCGAATTCGGTGCCCGCGAGCTCAAGCGACTGATCCGCAGCGAGCTGGAGACGGCACTGGCGCGTGAAATACTCGGCGGCGGCATTGGCAAGGGTGATCAGGCCCATGCGCGCTGGGACGACAAGGCGGAGCGGGTCGGGTTCGACCGGCGGCAAGCCGTGCCGGTCAAAGAGCTCGACAGTGAAAATGCGTGA
- a CDS encoding potassium transporter yields MSAEGNAGLLLGVITLLTAAVVAVPLLKRIGFGSVMGYLLAGMMIGPFGLQLINDPHTIIDVGELGVVMFLFVIGLELKPSHLWDLRGQIFGLGSLQVVICAVLLTVVGKAFGFPWQVSFVCAAGFVLTSTAIVMQVLSERGDLNEPRGQRIVSILLFEDLLIVPLLAVVAFLAPTASVPEPSSPLWQRMATAALSLSALVVIGLWLLNPLFRVLAQARAREVMTAAALLVVLGAALLMEIGGLSMAMGAFVAGVLLSESTFRHQLEADIEPFRGLLLGLFFLGVGMALDLHVVAANWLLITSGVLALMMVKALCIYGVARLAKSQHGDALDRAVLMAQGGEFAFVLFAEALKLKVVSAEINANMTAIVVLSMAVTPVNLLLYKRFARPRAVSMAGVEPAQNLQGHILIIGFGRVGQIACQAPLAHGAKLSIIDMDPEVIRAVEPYGFKVYYGDGARHDLLHAAGAHHARTIIVCVNDKKAATRIVESTRHYCPQVKVLVRAFDREHALELVKHDADYIVRETFESALLLGHQAVLTLGASAHEADAVTDEVRTRDAERFALETSGGLFAGRALVLGNIERIDPPKPEARDAH; encoded by the coding sequence ATGTCCGCTGAAGGTAACGCAGGACTTTTGTTGGGTGTTATCACTTTGCTCACCGCCGCCGTGGTGGCCGTGCCGCTGCTCAAGCGCATCGGGTTCGGCTCAGTGATGGGCTACCTGTTGGCAGGGATGATGATCGGACCCTTCGGGCTGCAACTGATCAATGACCCCCACACCATCATTGATGTGGGCGAGTTGGGTGTGGTGATGTTTCTTTTCGTGATTGGCCTGGAGCTCAAACCCTCGCATCTATGGGACCTGCGTGGGCAGATCTTTGGGCTGGGCAGCCTGCAGGTGGTGATCTGTGCCGTTCTGCTCACCGTCGTCGGCAAGGCCTTTGGTTTCCCTTGGCAGGTGTCATTCGTCTGCGCGGCCGGTTTTGTGCTCACATCCACGGCGATTGTCATGCAAGTTCTCTCGGAGCGGGGTGACTTGAACGAGCCGAGGGGCCAACGCATCGTCTCCATTCTGCTGTTTGAAGACCTGTTGATAGTGCCGTTGCTGGCGGTGGTGGCATTTCTGGCACCTACTGCATCGGTGCCCGAACCCAGCTCCCCCCTGTGGCAGCGCATGGCGACCGCAGCGCTGTCCCTGAGCGCACTGGTGGTCATCGGGTTGTGGTTGCTCAACCCTCTGTTTCGGGTATTGGCCCAAGCCAGGGCGCGCGAGGTGATGACTGCTGCCGCGCTGCTGGTGGTGCTGGGAGCAGCGCTGCTGATGGAAATCGGCGGCCTGTCAATGGCGATGGGCGCGTTCGTTGCCGGTGTGCTGCTGTCGGAGTCCACCTTCCGCCACCAGCTTGAGGCTGACATAGAACCGTTTCGCGGGTTGTTGCTGGGGCTGTTTTTCCTCGGCGTCGGCATGGCGCTGGATCTGCACGTGGTGGCCGCGAACTGGCTGCTGATCACCTCTGGCGTGCTGGCGCTGATGATGGTCAAGGCGCTGTGTATCTATGGGGTCGCGCGCCTCGCGAAAAGCCAGCATGGTGATGCGCTGGACCGCGCCGTGCTGATGGCGCAGGGTGGTGAATTTGCGTTCGTGCTGTTTGCCGAAGCGCTGAAACTCAAGGTCGTCAGTGCCGAAATCAACGCCAACATGACGGCTATCGTGGTGTTGTCCATGGCCGTTACGCCGGTCAACCTTCTATTGTACAAGCGCTTCGCGCGGCCCCGGGCGGTTTCCATGGCCGGTGTGGAGCCGGCACAGAATCTCCAAGGCCATATCCTGATCATAGGGTTTGGTCGTGTCGGCCAGATCGCTTGCCAGGCACCACTCGCTCATGGCGCCAAGCTTTCGATCATCGACATGGACCCGGAGGTGATCCGCGCCGTCGAGCCTTATGGTTTCAAGGTCTATTACGGTGATGGTGCCCGGCACGACCTGTTGCATGCTGCCGGGGCCCATCACGCCCGTACCATCATTGTGTGCGTGAATGACAAGAAGGCCGCGACACGCATCGTCGAAAGCACGCGGCACTATTGCCCGCAGGTGAAGGTGCTGGTGCGCGCCTTTGACCGCGAGCACGCGTTGGAGCTGGTCAAGCACGACGCCGACTACATCGTGCGGGAAACCTTTGAATCCGCCTTGCTGCTTGGCCACCAGGCCGTGCTGACCCTGGGTGCCTCAGCGCACGAAGCCGACGCGGTGACCGACGAGGTGCGCACCCGCGATGCTGAACGTTTTGCCCTGGAAACATCCGGGGGGCTATTTGCCGGGCGAGCGTTGGTCCTGGGAAATATCGAGCGCATTGATCCGCCGAAGCCTGAAGCACGGGATGCTCATTGA
- a CDS encoding Hsp20 family protein: MYESLLNLSSDPIAEFERLQRELQHVLGTGLGRPGSIRALASGAFPAINVASTPSSLEVYAFVPGVDPSDLDLQIHRGLLSISGERRPARSAQEGNCSVYANERFSGRFKRTVSLNDQVDTDKVEAHCCDGVLRISLPRREALQPKRIAIQ, encoded by the coding sequence ATATACGAGTCCCTTCTTAATCTGTCGAGCGATCCCATTGCCGAGTTCGAGAGGCTGCAGCGCGAACTGCAACATGTGCTGGGAACGGGTCTGGGGCGCCCAGGCAGTATTCGTGCCTTGGCCAGTGGTGCTTTTCCTGCCATCAATGTCGCGAGCACGCCGTCCAGCCTGGAGGTCTACGCCTTCGTTCCCGGCGTCGACCCGAGCGACCTCGATCTGCAGATTCACCGAGGGTTGCTGTCGATTTCCGGTGAGCGCCGGCCGGCGCGCAGCGCACAGGAGGGCAATTGCTCGGTGTACGCCAACGAGCGTTTTTCCGGACGGTTCAAGCGTACCGTGAGCCTCAATGATCAGGTCGATACCGACAAGGTCGAAGCTCACTGTTGCGACGGTGTTCTGCGCATTTCGCTACCGCGGCGCGAAGCGCTGCAGCCCAAGCGCATAGCCATTCAGTAA
- a CDS encoding Hsp20 family protein, whose product MVSRKEHPDHARLLREQQKCAFPRAERYNGCCPRPLNLPDDADQVLIKRPFDNGLLTIILDEREARASKQSRLIPN is encoded by the coding sequence CTGGTCTCAAGGAAAGAACATCCCGATCACGCCCGACTGCTACGAGAGCAGCAGAAGTGCGCCTTCCCTCGTGCCGAACGCTACAACGGCTGTTGTCCGCGACCCTTGAACCTGCCTGACGATGCCGATCAGGTTTTGATCAAGCGCCCATTCGACAATGGGCTGCTGACGATCATCCTCGACGAGCGCGAAGCGCGTGCATCGAAGCAAAGCCGTTTGATTCCGAATTGA